Sequence from the Acidimicrobiia bacterium genome:
GCGAGGGCACCGATGCGGTGGCGATCCGGTCCGACGGCGGACTCGCCGTCGCCGAGGTGGTCATGACGGTCATCCCGACGTCACCTGCCGCCGTAGAGGCCGACGATCAGGAGGTGACGGGAAACAGTTTCGTCGTCGCCTCCGTGGAGTCGCCGGCCACAGGCTTCCTGGAGGTGTTGAGCGACGCCTCCGGCGAACCGGGCGAACGGGTCGCCGTGGTTCCCGTGGGCATCGGCAGTTTCACCGACCTGTCGGTCGACCTGCCGGATGGCTTCACCTCGGGCGACCGGCTGTGGCTCCGCCTGTGGGTGGAGTTCGACGGAGACGGGGCTCTCTCGGCGGGCGATCTCCCCGCCCTCGCAGAAGCGGGCGGCACCGCCATCGAGGTGTCGCTGACGGTGACCGTCATCGAGGAGGAGTAGAGCCCCCTCGGGTGGGCGGCCAGGGTGGCACCCGTCCCAGCATCGAGTGGGGCCGTTCGCAGCCCAGCAGCCCCGCCAGCCAGCCGCCCACCTCGGCGACCCCGTCGTGGTCTACGCCGGTGTCCTCTCCCATTGCGGCGAGCATCGCCGTCAGATCCTCGGTGGCCACGTTGCCGCCGGCCCCGGGGGCGAACGGGCTCCCCCCGAACCCTCCCACGGCGGCGTCGAGGGACTCGACCCCCGACCTCAGTGCCGCAACCGCATTGGCGTACCCGGTGTTGCGCGTGTTGTGGAAGTGGGCGCGCCGCGTGCAGTCGGGCACCGCCTCGGCCACCGCCGTGAAGAGGCGCTCCACGGCCACGGGATTCGCCACACCGATGGTGTCGCCCAGGGCGATCTCGTGACATCCCGCCGCGGCGAGGCGGGAGGCGAGGTCCGTCACCGTCCCCACCTCGACCACTCCCTCGATCGGATCACCGAACGCCACGGCGATCGTCGCCGAGACCCTCAGTCCGGTCGCTCGGGCCCGCTCGATCAGAGCGGCCGCCTCCGAGTTCCGCCTGACGGCTTCGGCTCCGGTGTTCTTCAAGGCGTATCCGTCGGAGGCGTACGCCACGACGTTGACCTCGTCGAGGTCACAGTCCAGGGCGCGATCCATCCCCCGCCCATTGAGCACCAGGCCGATAGCCGAGAAGGAGCGGGGCGTGAGGGCGGCGCTGATCTCTTCGGCGCCCGCCATCTGGGGCACCCGGCCGGGGTCGGCAAAGGACACGGTCTCGATCCGCTTCAGGCCGCAGGCTGCGAGGCGGCGGATGAGCTCGACCCTCCGCTCCGGAGTCAGAACCGCGGTCTCGCTCTGCAGCCCGTCGCGGGGCCCGACCTCGACGATGCCGATCATTGGTGTCCTCGCCTCTCCTGCGCGAAGGGTGGCAGGTCGACCGTGTCCGCGCCGACAGGTGCGACCGTCGGTGTCGGGTTGGACGAGCCGGTGTTGATGACCCCTTCGCACCGGCGGTGGGGTCGAAAGGATCCGAAGTCCCGCTCGGGCCGCTGCGCCCGGGGGCCGATCCTTCCCGGCTCGACGAGCGGGCCGGGGATGGTCCGTTCCACGATGATCTCGTCGAGCCTCACTGTGCCCCTCCGCCGCTGTCGGCGGCATTCTCGCGTGGCTCCGGCGGCAGGGACGGGGTTCGGCCGGCTCGGGTGGGCTTCGTCGAGGAAGCGGTCCGGATCCCCGTGAGCCTCCCGCCGGTGACGACCGGTGGCGGCGGCGCAGCCCGGTTGGCGGGAGGCTGGGCGCCTACCGGGGTAGCCTTTGGGGATGCCGCTCAACTTCGGACTCGGCGGGAAGACCTATCCGTCGGTGACCCGGACCATCACCGCCGACGAGATCGCCGCGTACGCCGCCGCCTCGGGGGACGACAACCCTCGACACCGCCCGGGTCCCGACCAGGTGGCCTCACCTCTGTTTGCGGTGGTCCCGGGCCTGCCGCTGGTGGCGACCGTCGGCCTCGACCCCGAGCTGGGCGTGGAGAACCCGCTGATGATCGTCCATGGGGAGGAGGAGGTCGTGCACCACCGCCCTATCCGCCCCGGTGACGGTCTCACCTTCACTCCGACGCTGCTCTCAGTGGAGGACAAGGGGCGCGGTGCGACCTTCGTGGTTCGGGTCTCCGCCCACGACCCAGACGGAGCCCCGGTCAACGACCAGTACGCCACCGTGTTCGTCAGGGGGGGCGGGAGCGGAACCGACCGTCCCAAGGCGGACCCGCCGGCCGATCCGGTGAAGGGGGCGGCGGTCGCCGAGTTCACCAGCCATGTGGCCCCGGAGATGCCCGCCCGCTACGCCGAGGCCTCGGGCGACCACAATCCGATCCATCTCGACGATGCGGTGGCCAAGATGGTCGGCCTCCCCGGCATCATCAACCACGGCCTGGGGACGCTCTCGTTGGTCGCCGCCGGTCTGGTACGCGACCTCGCCGCCGGCGATCCGGAGCGCCTTACCCGCATCGGCGCCCGTTTCACCGAGGTGGTGCTCCCCGGGTCCTCCCTCTCCACGACGGTCTGGGAGGGGGCCGAAGGTCACCTGTTCGAGACGGTTCGTCCCGACGGCGCGGCGGTCATGACCGGCTGGCTGCAGGTCGCCGACTGATGGCCCGCCTTCGCCTCTTCGCCAACCTGCGTGAGATCGCCGGGACCGGTTCGGTCGAGATCGAGGGCACCACGGTCGCCGAGGTCCTTGCCGGCGCCTCGGAGCGGTTCGGTGACGAGTTCACCCGGGCCCTGTCCCCGGCGGCGGTGTGGGTGGATGGCGATCGTGCCGATCAGGAATCCGCGGTGGGTCCGGCGTCGGAGGTGGCGGTCATCCCGCCGGTCTCCGGCGGGACCACGGTGGTGCGGTCCCCGATCCTCATGGAGATCGGGCTGGTTGCCGCCTTCCTGGCGGCCCTGGTGATCTCCAGTCGCATGTCGCTGCAGTGGTACGCGGTGGCGGTGGTCCTGGTGGGAGGCGTGTGGGTCTTCGACGTATCCACATCGTCCGAGCGGCGCGGCATCCCCCTGGCCCACATACCCGTCCTGCTCTCGGTCGGTGCGGCGGTGGCGGCCTCCTATCGATTCGGGGTGGCCGGGATGGCGGCAGCCGCCGTCGGATCTCTGCTGCTGGTCCTGGTCTGGAGCGTCGCCGTCGCCGGGCTGCGTCCCGTCGACTCCTTCGCCGCCGGCGGCGCCCTGGCGGTGGCGGCCTCGCTGGGATCGTCGGCCATGGTTCTGCTTCGCATGGGGTCCGAGGACCTCACCCTGGTGTTTCTGATGGTCCTGTCGGCCGGGGTCATGGTGGCGTGGCTGTCGGACCGCACCGAGAGGCCTCTCGTCGACCCGCTCGCCGGCCTCGTGGTCGGGGCGGTGCTGGCCGGGGCGATCGGCGGGGCACTCTGGGCTCCCGATCTGCTCGACGCACTCGGAGCCGCCGTCGCCGCATCCATCGCTCTCGTGGCAGGCCGCAATCTCGGGATGCTGTTGCGGGTGGGGGGGCTATTCGCCCCGGGTCCGGTGCCGGGCAGCCTTTCCTACTTCGACGGGGCGCTGCTGGCCGCCACGGCCTTCTGGTCGGTCCTGGTGGTGCTCGCCTGAGTCGGCGATCGACTCGTTTTCGCTCAGATCCGGTCGATGGCCGAGAGCAGGGCCTCGTTCTCCTCCGGCGCACCTGCCGTGATCCGCAGCCAACCCTCGGGAGCCACCGGCCGCACGATGAAGCCGCGGCGGAGGAGCCCGTCGACCACTCGGCCGGCGGCGTCGCCGAAGCCTGCGTAGACGAAGTTGGTCTGGCTGTTGGCCACCTCGATCTCCCGTTTGCGTAGCTCCTCCATCAGGTAGGCGATGGCGGCTGCGTTGCGGGCTGCTCTCTCCCGCACCCGATCCTGATGGCGGAGTGCCTCGGTGGCAGCCACCTCGGCCAGGGTGCCCACGCTGAACGGGAGCTGGATCCGACGAAAGGCGGCGATCAGGTCGGGATGGGCGACCGCATACCCGATCCTCAGCCCGGCCAGCCCGTACACCTTGGAGAATGTGCGGGTCACGACCACGTTCTCCCGGCTCACCGCCAGAGGGATCATCGAGGAGTAGTCGTCGGCGGTGGCGAACTCGGCGTAGGCCTCATCGACCAGGACCAGCACGTGGCTGGGAAGCGACTCGATGAATTCGGTCAGCGATGCCCCCGACACATGAGTCGAGGAAGGGTTGTTGGGGTTGCAGACATAGACCAGGGTGGTGTCCCCGCGAACTGCACCGGCCATGGCCTCCAGGTCGAAGCGGTGCTCCTCATCGAGCGGGACGGCGATGTCGGTGGCGAATGCGGTGCGGGTCCCGATCTGGTACAACCCGAACGAGGGCCACCCGAACACCGCCGAGGTGCCCTCGCCACCCATGGCCAGCGCCGCCACCAGTGCGAGCTCGTTGGACGCCCCGCCGCACCAGATCCACTCCGGTGGCACCGCAAGGTGCTCGGCAAGTGCCGGGGTGAGCAAGGAGCGGGCGTCGTCCGGGTATCGATTGAGGCCGGCCAGGTGTCGGGTGAGCACCTCGATCACCTCGGGGAACGGCGGATCGGGGTACTCGTTGGAGGCCAGCTTGACGACACGATCCAGCCCGAACTCGGCGGCGACGGATGCGATGGAGCGCCCAGGCCGGTAGGGCTCGATGCGGTCGATGTCGCTGCGGAACCTGACGGTCATTCTGAGGCAGAGACCTTAGAGCCCATGGACCCACCTGCGGCCACGGTCCGGGTGGTTCGGTGTCCCGGCGATCATCCGGTTCACCGGGCTCCTGCGCCTGCCGATGGGAATGCCGTGGATAAACCGCACCCGTCCATACCATGAGACCCATGCTCCGCCTTGGTCACCGGCTGGTGGCCCTTGTGATCCTCGTCGTCCTGCCGTCGGCAGGACTGTCCGCCCACGCCTTCGACATCTCCGAGCAGGATGTCGAGGAGGCCCGGCTGGAGAGGGAGGAGGCGGCCCGTCTGAGGGCGGCCGCCCTCACCGACGTCGAAGCGGCGATCGCCTCCTACGAGGCACTCAACGCCGAGCTGCAGGACCTCACCTTCAAGGTGGGAAGGCTCCGTTCCCGGCTCGACACCTATGAGGCGCGCAACAGGGAGCTCCGTCTCCTGATTCGGGATCGTGCCGTCGAGTCCTACATGAGCGGTCCCGAGCGCGACGAGATCGCCAGGGTGTTCAGCCCCGAGGAGGCGCAGCAGTCGATCCTCGCCCGCGAGGTGCTGGCCCTCGCCGTGGACACCGATCGAGCCGCTCTCGACGACCTGATGGCCGCAACCGCCGAGATGGAGCGGCTCCAGGAGGAACTGGCCGCCGACACCGAACGGGTCTCACTCCTGCGGGTGGAGTCGGAGGCGGTGGTGGAGCGGATGAACCAGCTCTTCGCCGAGGCGGCGGCCACCTATCAAGAGGCCGACACCACCTATCAGGAGGCGTCCGCCGCCCTTGCCGAGAAGCGGCGTCGCGAAGAGGAGGAGCGGCGGCGTCGCGAGGCGGAGGAGAAGCGTCGCCAGGAGGTCAGGGCGGCGCTCGGGGCTCCGGCCGAGGGGGTGCCCCTCTACGTCACGCCCGGCTTCATCTGCCCCATCGCAGCCCCCACCTGGTTCACCGACACCTGGGGCGCCCCGCGCGCCGGGGGCCGTCGCCACAGCGGCACCGACATGTTCGCCGCCTTCCGCGCCCCGTTGGTGGCTGTGGCCGACGGCACCGTGAAGCTGTCT
This genomic interval carries:
- a CDS encoding MoaD/ThiS family protein, encoding MARLRLFANLREIAGTGSVEIEGTTVAEVLAGASERFGDEFTRALSPAAVWVDGDRADQESAVGPASEVAVIPPVSGGTTVVRSPILMEIGLVAAFLAALVISSRMSLQWYAVAVVLVGGVWVFDVSTSSERRGIPLAHIPVLLSVGAAVAASYRFGVAGMAAAAVGSLLLVLVWSVAVAGLRPVDSFAAGGALAVAASLGSSAMVLLRMGSEDLTLVFLMVLSAGVMVAWLSDRTERPLVDPLAGLVVGAVLAGAIGGALWAPDLLDALGAAVAASIALVAGRNLGMLLRVGGLFAPGPVPGSLSYFDGALLAATAFWSVLVVLA
- the hisC gene encoding histidinol-phosphate transaminase, with the translated sequence MTVRFRSDIDRIEPYRPGRSIASVAAEFGLDRVVKLASNEYPDPPFPEVIEVLTRHLAGLNRYPDDARSLLTPALAEHLAVPPEWIWCGGASNELALVAALAMGGEGTSAVFGWPSFGLYQIGTRTAFATDIAVPLDEEHRFDLEAMAGAVRGDTTLVYVCNPNNPSSTHVSGASLTEFIESLPSHVLVLVDEAYAEFATADDYSSMIPLAVSRENVVVTRTFSKVYGLAGLRIGYAVAHPDLIAAFRRIQLPFSVGTLAEVAATEALRHQDRVRERAARNAAAIAYLMEELRKREIEVANSQTNFVYAGFGDAAGRVVDGLLRRGFIVRPVAPEGWLRITAGAPEENEALLSAIDRI
- a CDS encoding peptidoglycan DD-metalloendopeptidase family protein — encoded protein: MLRLGHRLVALVILVVLPSAGLSAHAFDISEQDVEEARLEREEAARLRAAALTDVEAAIASYEALNAELQDLTFKVGRLRSRLDTYEARNRELRLLIRDRAVESYMSGPERDEIARVFSPEEAQQSILAREVLALAVDTDRAALDDLMAATAEMERLQEELAADTERVSLLRVESEAVVERMNQLFAEAAATYQEADTTYQEASAALAEKRRREEEERRRREAEEKRRQEVRAALGAPAEGVPLYVTPGFICPIAAPTWFTDTWGAPRAGGRRHSGTDMFAAFRAPLVAVADGTVKLSFSALGGNTLWLYADHGVEYFYAHLDGYADGLTNGQRVTRGTLIGYNGDTGNAAPGAYHVHFGIRPGGIMMVNPYPTVRAVCP
- a CDS encoding MaoC/PaaZ C-terminal domain-containing protein, which encodes MPLNFGLGGKTYPSVTRTITADEIAAYAAASGDDNPRHRPGPDQVASPLFAVVPGLPLVATVGLDPELGVENPLMIVHGEEEVVHHRPIRPGDGLTFTPTLLSVEDKGRGATFVVRVSAHDPDGAPVNDQYATVFVRGGGSGTDRPKADPPADPVKGAAVAEFTSHVAPEMPARYAEASGDHNPIHLDDAVAKMVGLPGIINHGLGTLSLVAAGLVRDLAAGDPERLTRIGARFTEVVLPGSSLSTTVWEGAEGHLFETVRPDGAAVMTGWLQVAD
- a CDS encoding hydroxymethylglutaryl-CoA lyase, translated to MIGIVEVGPRDGLQSETAVLTPERRVELIRRLAACGLKRIETVSFADPGRVPQMAGAEEISAALTPRSFSAIGLVLNGRGMDRALDCDLDEVNVVAYASDGYALKNTGAEAVRRNSEAAALIERARATGLRVSATIAVAFGDPIEGVVEVGTVTDLASRLAAAGCHEIALGDTIGVANPVAVERLFTAVAEAVPDCTRRAHFHNTRNTGYANAVAALRSGVESLDAAVGGFGGSPFAPGAGGNVATEDLTAMLAAMGEDTGVDHDGVAEVGGWLAGLLGCERPHSMLGRVPPWPPTRGGSTPPR